One genomic window of Streptococcus mitis includes the following:
- the rpsP gene encoding 30S ribosomal protein S16, with translation MAVKIRLTRMGSKKKPFYRINVADSRSPRDGRFIETVGTYNPLVAENQVTLKEDRVLAWLADGAQPSDTVRNILSKEGVLKKFHDSKFSK, from the coding sequence ATGGCAGTTAAAATCCGTTTGACTCGTATGGGTTCTAAGAAAAAACCTTTCTACCGTATCAACGTAGCAGATTCACGTTCACCACGTGACGGACGTTTCATCGAAACAGTTGGAACTTACAACCCACTTGTTGCTGAAAACCAAGTGACTTTGAAAGAAGACCGCGTTCTTGCATGGTTGGCTGATGGAGCTCAACCTTCAGATACAGTTCGTAACATCCTTTCAAAAGAAGGTGTATTGAAGAAATTCCACGATTCTAAATTCTCAAAATAA
- a CDS encoding DMT family transporter, giving the protein MNEKTKAYLAAVSFSAIIGFSFLFTKIALGYASPLTNLAHRYTIAALVMVVLHQTKLIKVSLSRKDIFSILPMSLFYPLLFFIFQSFALQYISSSEAGILQALVPIFTLLLASAFLKEKTSLLQKFFLFLSVAGVVFIFLSKGANFGTETASFGFLLMLGSVLANALNNILSKAKGDRYRAMDMTAVVIFVGFVTFNTLSLTSHYLDGNILAYVAPLGQLPYLLSILYLGVLASIVTGSLSIYAIVRLGASTVSVFGNLGTVLTILAGALILHEPIYSYHVIGATLIIAGILGMNLMRKK; this is encoded by the coding sequence ATGAACGAGAAAACAAAAGCTTACCTAGCAGCCGTATCCTTTTCAGCCATCATTGGATTTTCTTTTTTATTTACTAAGATTGCTTTAGGCTATGCCAGTCCTCTCACAAACTTAGCGCATCGCTATACAATCGCAGCTTTAGTAATGGTCGTTCTTCATCAAACCAAACTTATCAAAGTGAGTTTAAGTAGAAAAGATATTTTTTCTATTCTTCCGATGAGTCTTTTCTATCCACTTCTCTTTTTTATTTTTCAATCCTTTGCTTTACAGTATATATCGTCTTCTGAAGCTGGAATTTTACAGGCTCTTGTCCCGATTTTTACGCTCCTTTTAGCATCGGCCTTTCTCAAGGAAAAGACAAGCTTGCTTCAAAAGTTCTTTTTATTTTTATCCGTAGCAGGAGTAGTTTTCATCTTCCTTAGTAAAGGAGCTAACTTTGGTACTGAGACTGCTAGTTTTGGTTTTCTCTTGATGTTGGGATCTGTTCTCGCCAATGCACTAAACAATATCCTCAGCAAGGCTAAAGGAGATCGCTATCGGGCCATGGATATGACAGCTGTTGTGATATTTGTTGGCTTCGTCACCTTTAATACGTTGAGTCTGACCTCGCACTATCTAGATGGCAACATATTAGCCTACGTTGCACCTCTCGGACAGCTTCCTTATCTGCTTTCAATTCTCTATTTGGGAGTTCTAGCCTCTATCGTTACTGGTAGTCTCTCTATCTATGCTATTGTTCGACTTGGAGCATCAACCGTCAGTGTCTTTGGTAATCTTGGAACAGTTTTGACCATTCTAGCCGGAGCCCTTATCCTCCACGAACCAATTTATAGCTACCATGTAATCGGAGCAACTTTGATTATTGCTGGAATTTTAGGCATGAATCTGATGAGAAAAAAGTAA
- the kphA gene encoding RNA-binding protein KphA, producing MDTIENLIIAIVKPLISQPDALTIKIEDTPEFLEYHLDLDQSDVGRVIGRKGRTISAIRTIVYSVPTEDKKVRIVIDEK from the coding sequence ATGGATACGATTGAAAATCTCATTATTGCGATTGTGAAACCCTTGATTTCACAACCAGATGCCTTAACTATCAAGATTGAAGATACACCAGAGTTTTTGGAATATCATTTGGATCTTGATCAAAGCGATGTGGGTCGTGTAATCGGTCGTAAGGGTCGCACTATTTCTGCGATAAGAACGATTGTCTACTCTGTCCCAACTGAAGACAAAAAAGTAAGAATCGTTATTGACGAAAAATAA
- a CDS encoding alpha/beta fold hydrolase: MKQNDIAEAIAFYNRKPETLVRHIIPVLDCDLVVYHRPGNASKGHIIFYHGACGRSQMWAHQYDAFEGFDLYFVNVRGQGESPMKVGLPDLEGAVQDVDAILSYFQLDKVILVGHSWGGNPLQEYTYRHPNRVLALVMVDSWGQHRYLSDKEKNRIKYSSLMYKTIPWKLIADKNSKMCTDNPITRELVKTAIIETGRDVFLNLGITGFLAVHEIEGYHGNPPMLLVRGENDFPKHLKIIYDGIIALNPNARQVTISDSKHQPMNDHPEEFNQLIGEFFEEVVGT, translated from the coding sequence ATGAAGCAAAATGATATAGCTGAAGCTATTGCTTTTTATAACAGAAAACCTGAGACTTTGGTACGTCACATTATACCAGTCTTAGATTGTGACTTGGTTGTTTATCATCGTCCTGGAAACGCAAGTAAAGGCCACATTATTTTTTATCATGGAGCTTGTGGCCGTAGTCAGATGTGGGCCCACCAGTATGATGCCTTTGAAGGATTTGACCTCTACTTTGTCAATGTTAGAGGACAGGGTGAATCACCTATGAAAGTTGGTTTACCTGACTTGGAAGGCGCTGTTCAAGATGTAGATGCTATTTTGTCCTATTTCCAGCTAGATAAGGTGATATTGGTTGGTCATTCTTGGGGAGGGAATCCACTTCAAGAGTACACCTATCGTCATCCAAATCGAGTTCTAGCCTTGGTCATGGTAGATAGTTGGGGACAGCATCGTTACCTATCAGATAAAGAGAAAAATCGCATAAAATATAGTTCCCTTATGTACAAAACGATTCCTTGGAAGCTGATTGCAGATAAGAACTCAAAAATGTGTACAGATAATCCTATCACAAGAGAATTAGTCAAGACGGCCATTATAGAAACTGGGAGAGATGTTTTTTTGAACCTTGGAATCACAGGTTTTTTGGCTGTTCATGAGATAGAGGGTTATCATGGAAATCCTCCTATGCTATTAGTAAGAGGCGAAAATGATTTTCCCAAACACCTAAAAATAATCTACGATGGTATCATTGCCTTAAATCCCAATGCGCGTCAAGTAACGATTTCAGATAGTAAACACCAACCGATGAATGATCATCCTGAAGAGTTTAATCAGCTTATTGGTGAATTTTTTGAAGAAGTAGTAGGAACGTAA